The Homo sapiens chromosome 16, GRCh38.p14 Primary Assembly genome includes the window GGGACTTCTGTGACTCCCTCCCCTGGCCCGGGCCACCTTTACGTGCACGTGGGGCGGGACTTCTTTGACTCCCTCCCCCGGCCCGGGCCACCTTTACGTGCACGTGGGGCGGGACTTCTGTGACTCCCTCCCCTGGCCCGGGCCACCTTTACGTGCACGTGGGGCGGGACTTCTGTGACTCCCTCCCCTGGCCCGGGCCACCTTTACGTGCACGTGGGGTGGGACTTCTGTGACTCCCTCCCCTGGCCCGGGCCACCTTTACGTGCACGTGGGGTGGGACTTCTGTGACTCCCTCCCCTGGCCCGGGCCACCTTTACGTGCACGTGGGGCGGGACTTCTGTGACTCCCTCCCCTGGCCCGGGCCACCTTTACGTGCACGTGGGGCGGGACTTCTGTGACTCCCTCCCCTGGCCCGGGCCACCTTTACGTGCACGTGGGGCGGGACTTCTGTGACTCCCTCCCCTGGCCCGGGCTACCTTTACGTGCACGTGGGGTGGGACTTCTGTAACTCCCTCCCCTGGCCCAGGCCACCTTTACGTGCAACGTGGGGCGGGACTTCTGTgactccctcccccagcctgggctACCTTTACATGCACGTGGGGTGGGACTTCTGTgactccctcccccagcctgggctACCTTTACGTGCACGTGGGGCGGGACTTTCACTTCTTTAATGATTCCTTctgttgtgtgactttgggactGGAAATCCAGGTCACTCATCCCCCACATGTGACCCAAGTGAGCACAGCAGAGCCCTCAGGCTGCTGCAGCTGGAGAATGGTCCGGGCACGGAGCCCAGGGCAGCTCAGCTCACAACCCCTCAGCAGGCACCTCGTTCACTCTGctattggaaaggaagagactGTGGCCAGGCCTTCGAATGCGCAGTGATGCTTTAATCCCCCTGTTTGCAAACGAGCTCTGTGGAAGCTCAGCAGGAAGGATGGAAAGATGGGGAGGAAGACCCTGGCGGGTGGAAGTGTGGCCAGGGACACAAGGCTGCCCTTATGGGACTGAAAGAGAAAGCTGCTGGGCTCTGTGTGACTGGAAACCAGGGAAGGAGacctggctgaggcaggaactgGGTTTGCCAGCAGTGCGGAGGGGCAGCGGGTGGCTCAGAAGTGGGAGCAGGTACACAGAAGGAGCTCAGGGCATGCCTGGGGCATCTCCAAAGCTCTGCTGAGAGTGAAGGCCAGGAGCCTGTTTTCCTTCCCCAGAAGTGTGCTCATGGGAAatggggcagggggcaggctGGCTTGGGGATGGAAAGTAAGCTTACACTTTGATATTAAACTCATTCTTTGACTTGCTGTCAGGCAAGAAGCCCATTCTGTGAGCTTCAGCATATAAGCATTGGGAGGGTGTGAGCTGGGGCTCCCAGACACCCCCAGAGCAGAGGGAGCAGGGCCTGTCAGCCTCCTCTGCTGCTCCTGGACAGAGACCCACGGGGTCCCATGGGCTCCAAACCTGCCCAGCAAGTTTAAGGGCCGTGGGCAGGCCTTGTAGCCGGGCAATGGGATGTGAGCAGAAACGAGAATGTGGCCTAGCAGTGGGTGCAGGACAAGGAGAGGTGAACCCCACCCCGAGAGCATTCCGGGAGGTGTCATCAAGTCTCTTAGGCAGTCTGGTGATATTTGGTGTTCTGAGCTAAGGAGGGAATGGACTTGTCTGTCACGCAGGGGCCAAGAGAAGCAGGTGCAGGTCTTAGAGCTGAGCCTTGGGGAGGGGACCCTAGTGAGACAGCGCCTCCGTGGAGTAGAAGAAGGGGCAGGATGGAAATCAAGGTGGGAATTTTGGGGCCGCTTCTCCATGTGTGCTTTGCTGGACAGCACATTGTCCCATTAGCCACTACCAAACCCGCCTCTGGCTTCTGAGCTTGGCAGCACAGGAAAACGCGGAGGTTGGAGCACCCCCAGGAGTTCCTGGAGTGGCTGTCACAGGCCTGGGTCCCCTTCACCCCAAGGCCGCCGTGGGCCACTCCATTCCTCAGCACGTTCCTGGCAGTGACTCCGTGACGCTGTCTTCCTGACTCGGGGCCCAGGAACGAGCTGGACGTAAGGCCACTGGGCTGTGCTTGTGCTGGGGCTCCCAGAGGCATCCGGGGGCCCCGTGTGTCCCCCAGGAAAGCCGGCTGGTCTCCAAGTGAGGCGAAGACCCGTGCCCAGCAGACAAGGCCGGTCTCGGGGCTGGCAGAGAGCTGCCCCCAGGGTGTGTGTCAGGAGGTGACGGCTGGAGCCTCGTGGGCGGGTGAAGTGTGTCTGCTGGGTCAGCACTGCCCAGATCTGCCATCGTGTTCGGACCCCATCCCTGCAGGAGCTGGGGCAGGTGGAGATGGTCTAGTCCTCCTGGGGCCTCTCCACAGTGAGAAACGTGTCCAGGACTGTGGCCTGCCGCTCGGGGTCGCCTAGGGGCTGCTTCTCGTGGCTCTGCTCAGCCCTTGTCCTCGTCCAGGAAGGGGAGCGCAGGTAGCCGGCCCGGGGCAGCGGGTGCAGACCTAGGGGCATGCGGGAAGGGGAACTCGGTGTGGCTGAGAGGCCTGGGTGGATGCTGCGGAGCTCCAGGTGCCGCCGGCCTCCTGCGCCACTCCTGCCAATGCTCTGCACCAGCCCCCTGCACCAGGCATGCACACATCTACCTCTAACGGGAGGCCCCCACCACACACTGGCCCCACCAGAGAGGTGGATGTTGTggtctgggtggggcctgggcaGGGTCTTTTCTGGTGCTCCCCGGAGTCACTGTATAGTCTAGGCTGAGCCTCTCCTGTTTGGTCATTAAGTGACCCTGGTGGGGCCTCCCTAAACTGTTCCCCCCGCAGGTGTCCCACCTCAGCCAACCACCCTCCATGAGCCCTGCAGGCCTCTTGGAGCCTCTGCCCCATCATGGGCCTTGTGTGTCCCCGGCCTCTTGGAGCCTCTGCCCCATCATGGGCCTTGTGTGTCCCCGGCCTCTTGGAGCCTCTGCCCCATCATGGGCCTTGTGAGTCCCCGGTGCAGGCTCTGTGGGGCTGGGGATTCGGGTGGGCTGGAGTCTGAGCCCCTCActccacctccccagccacaACAGCCATGCCTGGGCTCACGGGCTGGGTGGGAAGGGTTGCCGCCAACATGGAGCTGGTGGGAACTGGCCAGGGTCAGGCAATGGCCTTGTCCTGGAGGTGAGCTGGGGGCTGACTCATGAGGCCCCATTCCCTCCCAGACACCTGGGGCTGCAGCAGCCTGGGACACACAGGCCGACACCCCTTCCTGACAACTCCAGGAACCATGGGAGCAGCTGGCCACCGGCAGGAGTCACAGTGGGGCTGGTCCTTTTAATGAGGTCCTGAGTGGCCTGGGGggttgggaagcagaggctgggccAAACTGTCCCATGCGGAGAAGGCTCGGCCCTGATGCTCTCACAGTTACTGAAGTTCACACAGGTCACGTCAGTGTCCTTCACTGGTCACTGTCAGAGACTGAGGACGCGCTGTCGCATCCTCATGAGTCCTGTGCTCTCGTCACGGCTTAGGAAGGAGACACGACAATGGCCGTGCTGGGGGCCCTGCTCGGCAGTGTGAGGACACTGGAGCTGCCTTCAGGCCAATGGCAACGCTCCCGTGGGAATCAGAGGAAGTTAAGTGAGCTGAGGAGGGGCCCGGGCTGGTGACCACCCCCACCTTTCGTTCTTGGCCCATTTTATGATGAAAATTCACATTCATTAAATTCTGCTTTTGAGGGGACAGTGGCTTTAGCCGTCTGTTGCTCACTTGAAAAGTAAAGTTTTAAGCAGCTGTGACGGGGAAGTTGCTTCAAGTTGGGCAGATAGCAGCGTGGTGAAATGAAGTGCTGAGGGATTCTTGCTAAAACACACGCACACCTCCCAGGACTTCCCAAGGGGCCTCAGCCCACCACCCACACCTCCCAGGACGTCCCAAGGGGCCTCACCCCCCAAACACACCTCCCAGGACTTCCCAAGGGGCCTCACCCCCCAAACACACCTCCCAGGACGTCCCAAGGGGCCTCACCCCCCAAACACACCTCCCAGGACGTCCCAAGGGGCCTCAGCCCACCACACACACCTCCCAGGACGTCCCAAGGGGCCTCAGCCCACCACACACACCTCCCAGGACGTCCCAAGGGGCCTCAGCCCACCACGCACACCTCCCAGGACGTCCCAAGGGGCCTCAGCCCACCACCCACACCTCCCAGGATGTCCCAAGGGGCCTCACCCCCCAAACACACCTCCCAGGACTTCCCAAGGGGCCTCAGCCCACCACCCACACCTCCCAGGACGTCCCAAGGGGCCTCACCCCCCAAACACACCTCCCAGGACTTCCCAAGGGGCCTCAGCCCACCACGCACACCTCCCAGGACTTCCCAAGGGGCCTCAGCCCACCACCCACACCTCCCAGGACGTCCCAAGGGGCCTCAGCCCACCACCCACACCTCCCAGGATGTCCCAAGGGGCCTCACCCCCCAAACACACCTCCCAGGACTTCCCAAGGGGCCTCAGCCCACCACCCACACCTCCCAGGACGTCCCAAGGGGCCTCACCCCCCAAACACACCTCCCAGGACTTCCCAAGGGGCCTCAGCCCACCACGCACACCTCTCAGGACTTCCCAAGGGGCCTCAGCCCACCACCCACACCTCCCAGGACGTCCCAAGGGGCCTCACCCCCCAAACACACCTCCCAGGACGTCCCAAGGGCCCTCAGCCCACCACACACACCTCCCAGGACTTCCCAAGGGGCCTCAGCCCACCAGGCACacctcccagcccagccctgatGCCGGCCTCACCTGCTGGGGACTCGGTGTTGAGGTTCTCGTCGTCCGAGTCAGCAAAGACCTCGGCCAGCTCCTGGTCCGACATGTCGGTGAGCTCAGTGAGGTCCAGGAGGTCGAAGTGGACCTCCAGAGAGGAGACGCTGCTCAGAGGCTCTGAGGGCAGAGGGGGTACAGTCAGCCCTCAGGCCCTCCCACAAGGCTGCTCAGAGCCCCGGGGGTCTAGGAGAGAGTGTGCTGTGTCCTCCCACAAGGCTGTGGGTGAACCACAGCTTCCTGCAAAGCCCACACCGGCAGGATCTGATGAGTGTTGCGTATACTCATGACTAGAAGGCTTTCACTTGACAGATGGtgcagctgaggctcagagaaccaGAGCTGCAAGAGCCTAGCACACAGCGCCGGACCTAGACCCCCCAGGGAGTGTTTGGACAGGAGGTGGACCCTGCTGCCTTGTCTCTTGGGGGAGCTCACGGGGTCCCCATAGCGTGCGCTGGGCAGGGAGCAGTACTTACGCCTCCTCTCCGTGACCTGCAGGAGCCCCGGTGCTGGTACTGGGATGCCCCCGACCTCCTCCTCCACAGGCGTGTGGCCATTGTCCCCTGTCCCCTGGGCTGGGACGCCCAGCGCAGCCTGcggcacctcagcctccttaacgATCTCTGCATCCAAAGACACAGTGTCACCTTGAGATCCACAGGGCTCCCACATCCCCCCAGGACGCGGGGCTGGGTGTGAGGACTTGGCACATCCAGTCCTTTGAAACTCTGGGCAGTGACCAGCAGGTGATGGGATGGCTGGGCTTGTGGCCTCATGCCTGGACCCAGACAAGGGGTTGAGGGGCTTCAAGGAGGCTGCTCCTTCCCCTTGGGCCCTGGCCTCCCCTAGTGAACAAGGAATCTGAGATCCAGATCACCTTTGGTACGCAAGCACCCATGAAAGCCGACCATGCAGGCGTGGAAGTCCCACCAGGGCCCGCGTGGCTGCATTCCAGTGCCGTCCTGGCCTCTGATTTCTAGCTCGGCCCAGGGTCCCCTGAAGGATCGCCCATGGATTTCCATGTCCAGCCTCTTGGTCCCCTTCAAACCAGAACAGCCCCTCTCCACTGTGGActgacttttccttttaaaaactgatgtCGTATTTGAGTTCAGAATAATACATTCTCATTAAATGAAAGTTACAAACCAGGAGGAATAGGCAGGCCTGCCATTCTGTGATCCCTTAGCCACCAACCATGCCTCACAGTTGAGCAAATATTCTTCCAGGTTTCtcccatgtttatttattttttttagatggagtctcgctctgtcacccaggctggagtgcagtggtgcaatctcggctcactgcaacctctgccccttgggtttgagcgattctcctgcctcatccccctgagtagatgggattacaggcatgcaccagcacgcccggctaatttttgtatttttagtagagacggggtttcaccatgttggccaggctgaactcctgacctcaggtgatccgcccgcctcagcctcccaaagtgctaggattacaaggtgtgagccaccgagcctggcctcattttttttcacaaacgtaactacctttttttttttttttttttgagacagagtctcgctctgtcaccaggctggagtgcagtggcgcgatctcggctcattgcagtctccacctcacgggttcaagcgattctcctgcctcagcctccttagtagctgggactacaggtgcccgccaccacacccagctaattttttttttttttttttgtatttttactcgtgatccacccgccttggcctcccaaagtgctgagattataggcatgagccaccgtgcctggcccaactgTTTCTTTTATATACTTAACAATTGTTTTGTCAGATGAGAGCAGGAGGCCCCTTGGCTGCTGACCCAAAGCCGGGGACATTGGCGAGTCTTATGTCCATCCCTCCACAGATCCCCTCAGCCCCTCCTCAGCTGCTCACCCTCTCATCCAGGGCCACGCCGTCCTAGCGGCCACCTCACTTGCCTCAGGCAGCCAGTGAGTCCTGTTAGTCAGAGTCAGGCCTGTCCCTGGGTGCATGCCCCCCTTTGGCCCTAGGCCCTGTGGGTCTATCTCTCAGGGAAGAGACAAAGCGCTGGCTTCCTTCCCCCCACCCATTGCCCCTGCAGGAACCTGTTTCCAGATGGCCCTCCTTCCCTCAGCTGCTTCCTGGACCCTGCATGGCAGGGGCCTTCTGGGGACACCAGCACCTCCCACCTGAGTGGGTGCCCAGCGCAcgcttgtcagatggataggtgCCTTCCCGTTGCTGCCAGCAGCACCCTGAGGACCCTGTGGGGTATTTTTGGCAGCCCCCAGCGGTGAGCACTGATCGTAGCTGGGTGTGCTTGAAGCCGAGGGGAGCAGCTGCTGCCATGAGGCTCTTGCTGAGGGGGCTGCAGCTGGGGTTCACAGCGCCAGCAGCTGCCTGTGAGGGGTGGGCCTGTCCTCCCCCGTGGCACTAGCTGGCAGCCTAGATACTGCCAGGTGGGCCTGGAGCGTCCGTCCCGGtgcacccccacccctccccagcagAGCCAAGGGAGCTGAGGCCCGCAGGTGCCCGGCCTCCTGAGTGAGGGGCACCGGTGCAGGGCTGGGAGGTCCCCAGTGGCTTAAGAGCTGGGCAGTGTGGTTGTGGGCAGGTGGCCTGGCAGCGAGCCGAGTGTTAGGCTGTGCCTGGGGGCAGCCCTGTGGCCTGACAGTGTCCCCTCGCCCCGTCGGCCGTGTGGTCATTCTGTGTGGCCCACCTGCCTCCTGTCTGAGAAGCCGAGTGCTGTGTCATGGCATGGCCCGTTTCAGGCCTGGGGGTTGGGCGGGCTGGACGGGGCTCTCGCGGAATCTGGTTTCCACCTTTCCACTGGCATCTGGAATGAGGTTTCTGAGCATCCTAAAGGGTCAAGTTACTGGTGTCCTGGCCCACCCCCAAGCCCAGCAGGGATACCTCTCCGCCCAGAGGGCACAGGGGACAGGGGGTGAGATGTGGACTCTGTTCTAAGGCTGTGAGCAGGGGGACCTCCCGGACACCAGCAGGAAGAAGCCTGCTTGACCATTGTCCATAGCGCTGAGGGGGTGCCCAGGAGAGGGGACTCCAGGAGACCCAGCCTGGCCCTTGGGCCCTTCCTCAAGGAGAGACAGTGTAGACCAAAGCCCCAGGCCCCCGCCCACAGTGTGTTCATGTCCTGCTGGACTGTGCTGTGGTCACAATTCCAAAATGCTTCCACACAGCTCAGAGCAGTGGCCGTGGCTGCAGAGGGCGTAGCCCTGTCCTAGCCTCGAGTCTCAGGAGGGTGCTGCAGCCGGCCCTGAGGGTGCGGCAGGGGCCTCAGACCTGCCAGGTCCAGGACAGAGCAGGCGCTGTCCCTCTGGCATGGCTGACCCAGAGCCCTGAGAGCAGGTACGAGTGGGGAACCAAGGTGCAGGGATGTACGTCACCGGCCAGGAGGCCCTGCTCTCAGGATCCCCAGCTGAGGAAGGCTACAGGGGCTCTTACCTCCCCAGGTTTACAGGCCAGGCATGAACTCCATGGACACCCTTACCCCAGAGCAGCACTCTGGGGTGTAGCTGTCAGCTCCACCTCTGTCCCTCCCCGCCCCTCCTTCTGTCCTGAGGGgcaccccctcctctcctctctcttttttttttttgagatggagtttcgttcttgttgcccaggctggagtgcaatggcgtgatcttggctcatcaaaacctccgcctcctgggttcaagcgattctcctgcgtcagccttccgagtagctgggattacaggcatgagccaccatgcccagctaattctgtatttttagtagagatggggtttctccatgttggtcaggctggtctcaaactcctgacctcaggtgatccgtctgcctcggcctcccaaagtgctggcattacaggcatgagccaccgcacctggcctctctctctcaagagacaaggtctcactgttgcccaggctggagtgcagtggtaaaaccatagctcactgcagcctcaacctcttgggctcaagcgatcctcccacttcagcctcctgagtagctgggaccaccactcctggctaattaaaatttttttggtagagacagggtcttgccatgttgcccaggctggtctcgaactcctgggttcaagcgatcatacaccctggcctcccaccccctcctctcTGGCAGCCCCCTAATATCAAGGAAACCTGGGGCCAGAGTAGTTCTGCAGAGAATCTCTGGGGACAGCACCCTCAGAGGCAGGTGGGGCAGGTGGTTCTGTGTTAATAATgacagctaggtgtggtggtgcacacctgtgtggcagctactcgggaagctgaggcaggaggtccGCCTGAAACCCAGGAAGtcaagaatgcagtgagctgtgatcgtgccatccagcttgagcaacagagcgaaaccttgccttaaaaaaaaaaaaaaaaaaaaagacagtggctTATGGTTTTCTAGTACAGTCCCAGCATTCTGTGTTTATTGACTAACTCCATTCTCACCTCACCCTAACTCCCAGCTACATGGGGAAGACTCTGAGCTTTGTACTtgagaggaggaagctgaggcacagagcagcTCAGCGTCTGTCCCCAGCATGCAGCACAGGGCTGGCCAGGGACGCAGCTGGAGCTCTCAGCCATCACCTGTCAGCCTGTTCCTGATCATGGCGTGGAGATGGGAACCAGGGATCCCGGTTCAGGGCCCAGCAGAGGGAGCAGGAAGTCCCCACTTGCTGGCTTAGGTTCCCTGGGTCCTGACCTGGGGGGACGTGGATCTCTGAAGGAAGGTGGGACAGAGGTGGCGTCTCCCCTTGTAGTCCCCCTCTCACTGGGCGGGGCCCCTCATCTAGACGAAGgctctgattcattcattcacccaaccAAGACTTCCGAATCACCCTCTGTTCTGGGGACATGGCATAGACAAAATAGATGATTCCTGCCCTTC containing:
- the DBNDD1 gene encoding dysbindin domain-containing protein 1 isoform 1 (isoform 1 is encoded by transcript variant 1), with product MEPPEGAGTGEIVKEAEVPQAALGVPAQGTGDNGHTPVEEEVGGIPVPAPGLLQVTERRQPLSSVSSLEVHFDLLDLTELTDMSDQELAEVFADSDDENLNTESPAGLHPLPRAGYLRSPSWTRTRAEQSHEKQPLGDPERQATVLDTFLTVERPQED
- the DBNDD1 gene encoding dysbindin domain-containing protein 1 isoform 3 (isoform 3 is encoded by transcript variant 3) translates to MTQHSASQTGEIVKEAEVPQAALGVPAQGTGDNGHTPVEEEVGGIPVPAPGLLQVTERRQPLSSVSSLEVHFDLLDLTELTDMSDQELAEVFADSDDENLNTESPAGLHPLPRAGYLRSPSWTRTRAEQSHEKQPLGDPERQATVLDTFLTVERPQED
- the DBNDD1 gene encoding dysbindin domain-containing protein 1 isoform 5 (isoform 5 is encoded by transcript variant 4); the encoded protein is MSDQELAEVFADSDDENLNTESPAGLHPLPRAGYLRSPSWTRTRAEQSHEKQPLGDPERQATVLDTFLTVERPQED
- the DBNDD1 gene encoding dysbindin domain-containing protein 1 isoform 2 (isoform 2 is encoded by transcript variant 2), translated to MGETWKNICSTVRHGWWLRDHRMAGLPIPPEIVKEAEVPQAALGVPAQGTGDNGHTPVEEEVGGIPVPAPGLLQVTERRQPLSSVSSLEVHFDLLDLTELTDMSDQELAEVFADSDDENLNTESPAGLHPLPRAGYLRSPSWTRTRAEQSHEKQPLGDPERQATVLDTFLTVERPQED